In one Brevibacillus composti genomic region, the following are encoded:
- a CDS encoding ABC transporter substrate-binding protein — MKKKALSVLSILALTGSLLAGCGSSSSAPQPSAPSQPAENKDGGQAAAQLEDSLVIAGNGATVEKLMKDEIFKKFNEKYPNVKLTYVSGVSTEIVAKVKAQKNSPQIDLTVIEGGEQDKGRQEGLWETLSESDIPNMKNVPDDLKVTDDSGVTVNFTPMGISYNSELVKERNLPVPTSWNDLAKPEVKGNITMTDVASNFGRSAMIMLAYANGGSEKNIEPGFEKMKTIAGYMPTFAKSAAQLQQNLQSKSAAYTTWTMARSLTQKEAGLPLEFVFPEEGGNIVPNVATLVKGAKHPNAAKAFIDFLLSDEVQTMYATKLYYNPATSVKLPDDVAKTLEFDRSKVVNFDYDVIGKEMAGWLDRFNKEIAPITGK; from the coding sequence GTGAAAAAGAAAGCCCTATCTGTACTCTCAATTCTCGCTTTGACAGGATCACTGCTCGCGGGCTGTGGATCGTCCAGTTCCGCGCCGCAGCCATCGGCACCGAGCCAGCCGGCAGAGAACAAAGATGGCGGACAAGCTGCCGCACAGCTGGAGGACAGCCTGGTTATCGCCGGCAATGGGGCGACGGTTGAAAAGCTGATGAAGGATGAGATTTTTAAGAAGTTCAATGAAAAGTACCCCAATGTAAAGCTGACCTATGTCTCTGGCGTTTCGACGGAGATTGTCGCCAAAGTGAAAGCACAAAAAAATTCCCCCCAGATCGATTTGACGGTCATTGAGGGCGGAGAACAGGACAAAGGCCGTCAAGAAGGCCTTTGGGAGACGTTATCTGAGAGTGATATCCCGAATATGAAAAATGTTCCGGATGACTTGAAAGTGACGGATGACAGCGGTGTCACCGTAAACTTTACGCCGATGGGGATCTCCTATAACAGCGAGTTGGTAAAAGAGAGGAACCTGCCCGTTCCGACATCTTGGAATGACCTGGCCAAGCCTGAGGTGAAAGGAAACATCACGATGACGGACGTAGCGAGCAACTTCGGACGTTCCGCGATGATCATGCTGGCGTACGCTAACGGAGGTTCCGAGAAAAACATCGAGCCTGGTTTTGAGAAAATGAAAACGATTGCGGGCTACATGCCTACCTTTGCCAAGAGCGCCGCACAGCTGCAGCAAAATCTGCAAAGCAAGAGCGCTGCTTACACCACCTGGACCATGGCTCGCAGCCTGACCCAAAAAGAAGCCGGCTTGCCGCTGGAGTTCGTCTTCCCGGAAGAGGGCGGAAATATCGTGCCAAACGTAGCGACCCTGGTCAAAGGAGCCAAGCATCCGAATGCGGCCAAGGCTTTCATCGACTTTTTGCTGAGCGATGAAGTGCAGACCATGTATGCGACCAAGCTGTACTACAACCCGGCCACATCGGTGAAACTGCCTGACGATGTAGCGAAGACGCTGGAGTTTGATCGCAGCAAGGTCGTCAACTTCGATTACGATGTCATCGGCAAGGAAATGGCCGGATGGCTGGATCGCTTCAACAAGGAAATCGCACCCATCACAGGAAAGTAG
- a CDS encoding ABC transporter ATP-binding protein — translation MSKVIDVELRSIMKKFQNNIVVQDFNLQVEQGEFVSFLGPSGCGKTTTLNMIAGFLEPDGGDLLIKGQRMNGVPPYKRELGMVFQTYSLFPHMTVAENVAYGLKLRKLSKAEIQERVKRVLELVKLPHVADRYPKQLSGGQRQRIAIARALVIEPSLLLLDEPLSNLDAKLREELRDELKRLHQEIGVTTIFVTHDQEEALSLSDRIVVLNHGFVEQIGTPEDIYNRPASEFVHTFIGKTNRLEGEVAGIEGDALFVKTDGGLLIEARGGGRYAFAPGQKTVVFIRPEKIGLSDQPVEEGANRANGKLRISSFLGSYTECDVTLKGHSMSVKVQKLEKGMSFSPEKAISCSWEPEDVLVMPVERG, via the coding sequence TTGAGCAAGGTGATTGATGTCGAACTGCGCAGCATCATGAAGAAGTTTCAGAACAATATCGTGGTTCAAGACTTCAACCTGCAGGTCGAGCAGGGAGAGTTCGTCTCGTTTCTAGGGCCGTCGGGTTGCGGGAAAACGACCACGCTGAACATGATCGCCGGTTTTCTGGAGCCGGACGGCGGCGATCTGCTCATCAAGGGACAACGCATGAATGGCGTCCCTCCTTACAAACGGGAGCTGGGGATGGTGTTCCAGACCTACTCCCTTTTCCCGCACATGACCGTCGCGGAGAACGTCGCTTACGGGCTGAAGCTCAGAAAGCTCAGCAAAGCGGAAATCCAGGAGCGGGTAAAACGGGTGCTGGAGCTCGTGAAGCTGCCGCACGTGGCCGACCGCTACCCGAAGCAGCTCTCCGGCGGGCAGCGTCAACGGATCGCCATCGCCCGCGCGCTCGTGATCGAGCCGTCGCTGCTGCTGTTGGACGAGCCGCTGAGCAACCTCGACGCGAAGCTGCGGGAAGAGCTGCGCGATGAGCTGAAGCGGCTGCATCAGGAGATTGGCGTCACGACGATTTTTGTCACCCATGATCAGGAAGAGGCGCTGTCCCTGTCGGATCGGATTGTTGTGTTGAATCATGGCTTCGTGGAGCAGATCGGCACACCCGAGGATATCTACAATCGGCCCGCTTCTGAATTTGTCCATACCTTTATCGGGAAGACCAACCGGCTGGAGGGAGAAGTGGCCGGCATCGAGGGAGACGCTTTGTTTGTTAAAACAGATGGCGGTCTGCTCATCGAAGCAAGAGGAGGGGGCCGCTATGCATTTGCTCCCGGGCAAAAGACCGTCGTCTTTATCCGTCCGGAAAAAATCGGGCTCTCGGACCAACCGGTGGAGGAGGGAGCCAATCGGGCAAACGGCAAGCTGCGAATCAGCTCGTTTTTGGGCTCGTACACGGAGTGTGATGTGACGCTCAAAGGTCACAGCATGTCCGTCAAAGTGCAAAAACTGGAAAAAGGCATGTCGTTTTCTCCGGAAAAGGCCATTTCGTGCAGCTGGGAGCCGGAAGATGTACTGGTCATGCCGGTAGAGAGGGGATGA
- a CDS encoding ABC transporter permease produces MNKKLPVILLTAPSMIVLLGVFILPMLMMLLLSFQNDAQAFSLENYLLFVKDPFYAEIMWRTIRVSLWTVLCTLVLGFPVAMYMAQASGKMRGIVTMLILAPHLISVVIRNFGWVVVLGDKGWINELLLKIGWIQEPLRLLYNELGVVIGLTDAFIAYMVLAIATSLYAIDPSLSKAASILGASRTRIFLTVTLPLSLPGIIAGTTLVFSLSMSAFVTPALMGGTSVKVMPVIAYEQIMSTLNWPLGAALAFLLLGSTILLVTLYSRLIETKRYKEVFAS; encoded by the coding sequence ATGAACAAGAAGCTGCCTGTTATCCTGCTCACGGCTCCGAGTATGATCGTGCTGCTCGGTGTCTTTATCCTGCCGATGCTGATGATGCTTCTGCTGAGCTTTCAAAACGACGCGCAAGCCTTCAGCCTGGAAAACTACCTGCTGTTTGTCAAAGACCCGTTTTACGCCGAAATCATGTGGCGAACCATTCGCGTCAGCCTCTGGACCGTTCTTTGTACACTGGTGCTTGGTTTTCCGGTAGCAATGTACATGGCCCAAGCGAGCGGAAAGATGAGGGGCATCGTCACGATGCTGATCTTGGCTCCTCATCTGATCAGCGTCGTCATTCGCAATTTTGGCTGGGTGGTCGTACTGGGGGACAAAGGCTGGATCAACGAATTGCTGCTCAAAATTGGATGGATCCAGGAGCCGCTGCGGCTACTGTACAACGAACTGGGCGTGGTGATCGGCCTGACTGATGCGTTTATCGCCTACATGGTGCTGGCGATTGCGACCAGCCTGTATGCCATCGATCCGTCTCTTTCCAAAGCGGCTTCCATTTTGGGCGCATCCCGGACGCGCATCTTTTTAACGGTGACACTTCCGCTGAGTTTGCCGGGGATCATCGCCGGGACCACTTTGGTGTTCAGCTTGTCGATGAGCGCCTTTGTCACGCCGGCGCTAATGGGGGGAACCTCGGTGAAAGTGATGCCGGTGATCGCCTATGAACAGATCATGTCTACATTAAATTGGCCGCTCGGGGCGGCACTGGCCTTCCTGCTGTTGGGCAGCACGATTCTGCTGGTGACCCTCTACTCGAGGTTGATTGAAACCAAGCGGTACAAAGAGGTGTTTGCGTCATGA
- a CDS encoding ABC transporter permease, with amino-acid sequence MRKLHPLGLVTFLVLILVNLPFLVIIPSSFTAAGYLSFPPEGFSWQWYTMILDRPEFIESFWFSVKLATITAVLATLVGTLAAMALHKYKFRGSGIVNGLLLSPLTVPSLIIGIAALLFFTRIGIAGTFTGLLLAHILISIPYVVRLVLTGLSTFDYTLEKAGYMLGASPLRVFWDITLPLLRPAIVSGMIFSFLTSFDNVTVSLFLVAPDTTTLPLAIFTYMQETLDPLVASISAVVILLSLVFIVLLEKVYGLDRLFGLNSQSH; translated from the coding sequence ATGAGAAAATTACATCCCCTCGGTCTCGTCACCTTTCTCGTACTGATCCTGGTCAACCTGCCGTTTCTGGTCATCATCCCCAGTTCGTTTACGGCAGCCGGCTACCTGTCTTTCCCGCCAGAAGGTTTTTCCTGGCAATGGTACACAATGATCCTCGACCGGCCGGAATTTATTGAATCTTTCTGGTTTAGCGTCAAGCTGGCGACGATTACGGCGGTTCTGGCAACACTGGTGGGCACACTGGCGGCGATGGCCTTGCACAAGTACAAGTTTCGCGGCAGCGGCATCGTCAACGGCCTGCTGCTGTCCCCGCTGACTGTCCCTTCGCTGATTATCGGGATTGCAGCATTGTTGTTCTTTACCCGGATCGGGATCGCCGGCACGTTTACCGGGCTGCTCCTGGCACACATCCTGATTTCGATACCGTATGTGGTGCGACTGGTTTTGACGGGTCTCAGCACGTTTGACTATACACTCGAAAAGGCAGGGTACATGCTGGGAGCAAGTCCGCTCCGCGTATTTTGGGATATTACCTTGCCGCTGCTTCGGCCCGCCATCGTGTCAGGGATGATCTTTTCCTTTTTGACCTCCTTTGACAACGTGACGGTATCCCTCTTTTTAGTGGCGCCCGATACCACGACGCTGCCGTTGGCTATTTTCACTTACATGCAGGAGACGCTTGACCCGCTAGTCGCTTCGATCTCGGCGGTGGTTATCCTGCTGAGTCTTGTGTTTATTGTCCTACTCGAAAAGGTATACGGGCTGGATCGGTTGTTCGGACTAAATTCTCAATCCCACTAA
- a CDS encoding M20 family metallopeptidase — protein MFIHTYLLQHQPQLLKDLEQCVNMDSPSRHRELGNRMADWFMERFVQLTGGQAERIANEQYGDQVRCVLGTGHRRVLMIGHYDTVWPEGESARRPFAVRDGRAYGPGVYDMKAGVLQAIWGLRALRELGRFPEDKQVVLLLNSDEEIGSPSSRWLVEREAREAKACFVLEPPTEPNGALKTWRKGSAHFRICVHGVSSHAGVDHKKGVSAIEEMSRLIQYLHTLTDYQAGTTVNVGLVKGGIGSNVVADYAEAEVDVRVMTLGEAHRIEQLFHSLQPSLPGTSMTVTGGIRRPPMERTEKIGTLFTLAQGIAREELGFDLEESGTGGVSDGNFAAACGVPTLDGMGAKGGFAHSPQEFIELDQLAVRGALLARLIEEC, from the coding sequence ATGTTCATTCACACTTATTTGCTACAGCATCAACCACAACTGCTCAAGGATTTGGAGCAGTGTGTCAATATGGATTCGCCTTCACGTCACAGAGAACTGGGGAACCGGATGGCTGACTGGTTCATGGAACGGTTCGTCCAGCTGACCGGGGGACAGGCCGAGCGCATCGCCAATGAGCAGTATGGCGATCAGGTGCGCTGTGTCCTCGGTACGGGGCATCGCCGCGTGCTGATGATCGGTCACTACGATACCGTCTGGCCGGAAGGAGAATCGGCGCGGAGGCCCTTTGCGGTGCGGGACGGCAGAGCCTACGGGCCTGGTGTCTACGACATGAAGGCAGGTGTCCTGCAAGCGATTTGGGGACTACGAGCTTTGCGGGAGCTGGGTCGTTTTCCAGAGGATAAGCAGGTCGTGCTCCTCTTAAACAGCGACGAGGAGATCGGCAGTCCCTCCTCACGCTGGCTGGTGGAGCGCGAAGCCCGAGAGGCCAAGGCCTGCTTCGTCCTGGAGCCGCCGACGGAGCCGAACGGCGCCTTGAAGACCTGGCGAAAGGGGAGCGCCCACTTTCGGATTTGCGTGCACGGCGTCTCTTCCCACGCTGGTGTCGATCATAAAAAGGGCGTGTCGGCGATCGAGGAGATGTCCCGGCTCATTCAATATCTGCACACCCTGACGGATTACCAGGCGGGGACGACGGTGAATGTCGGTCTGGTCAAAGGAGGAATCGGCTCCAATGTCGTAGCGGACTACGCCGAGGCAGAAGTCGATGTGCGGGTGATGACACTGGGCGAGGCGCACCGGATCGAACAGCTTTTCCACTCGCTTCAGCCGAGCCTGCCCGGCACTAGCATGACCGTGACCGGAGGCATCCGCCGTCCGCCGATGGAGCGAACCGAGAAAATTGGCACTCTCTTCACGCTCGCCCAAGGCATCGCGCGGGAGGAGCTGGGGTTCGACCTGGAGGAATCGGGAACCGGCGGGGTGAGCGACGGCAATTTTGCCGCAGCCTGCGGTGTTCCGACTTTGGACGGGATGGGGGCAAAAGGCGGTTTTGCTCACTCGCCGCAGGAGTTTATCGAGCTCGACCAGCTGGCCGTTCGCGGGGCATTGCTCGCTCGGTTAATCGAAGAGTGTTGA
- a CDS encoding branched-chain amino acid ABC transporter substrate-binding protein: protein MNKKNKLFFLSTLLVGALVTGCGAGNSSSTGGGSSTPAPSANSGSESAATTVIKIATQSPLSGPQSLEGEGIKLGAQMAVADRAEDFKKLGFEIQLFPQDDQADPKIGVSNAEMLISDQDVMAVIGHYNTGVAIPSSVKYEEGQLAMISPANTGVELTEAGKKTVNRLVARNDQIAPAAAKYAKEKMGVTSVYLAHDKTAYGQGLTDEVRKAFQDLGVTELGYEGITAGEKDYSAIVNQLVAKKPDLVFFGGMYAEMGIIAKQARDKGFAGKFMGGEGLESADIYKIAGPAAEGIVYATVVSDIRSQEQGQKWIEKFKESFKKDPGAFSPFAYDATLVALNGLEKAIQENGGKKPTREQVMNAIRATNEFSGLFTKVTFDEKGDNKHSQVYIYQYGKDKAEFMGDAGN, encoded by the coding sequence ATGAACAAAAAGAACAAGCTTTTTTTCCTGTCCACCCTGCTGGTTGGCGCTCTGGTCACAGGTTGCGGCGCAGGCAACAGCAGCAGCACTGGCGGCGGAAGTTCCACACCGGCGCCTTCTGCCAACAGCGGCTCTGAAAGCGCTGCCACTACCGTGATTAAGATCGCGACCCAAAGCCCGCTCTCCGGTCCGCAATCCCTTGAAGGCGAAGGCATCAAGCTGGGTGCGCAAATGGCTGTCGCCGACCGTGCCGAGGACTTCAAAAAACTGGGCTTTGAGATCCAGCTCTTCCCGCAGGACGACCAGGCTGACCCGAAAATCGGCGTCTCCAATGCGGAAATGCTGATTTCCGATCAAGACGTAATGGCCGTCATCGGTCACTACAACACAGGCGTCGCCATCCCCTCTTCCGTCAAATACGAAGAAGGACAGCTGGCCATGATCTCTCCGGCCAATACAGGCGTCGAACTGACTGAGGCCGGCAAAAAGACCGTAAACCGCCTCGTGGCACGCAACGACCAAATCGCTCCAGCTGCGGCGAAATACGCCAAGGAAAAGATGGGCGTGACATCCGTATACCTCGCGCATGACAAGACCGCCTACGGCCAAGGTCTGACGGACGAAGTGCGCAAAGCCTTCCAGGACCTGGGCGTGACGGAGCTGGGATACGAAGGGATCACCGCTGGCGAAAAAGATTACAGCGCCATCGTCAACCAGTTGGTAGCGAAGAAGCCTGACCTCGTCTTCTTCGGCGGCATGTACGCCGAGATGGGCATTATCGCCAAGCAGGCTCGCGACAAAGGTTTCGCCGGCAAATTTATGGGCGGTGAAGGTCTGGAGTCGGCCGACATCTACAAAATCGCCGGCCCTGCTGCAGAAGGAATCGTCTATGCTACCGTGGTTAGCGACATCCGCTCCCAGGAGCAAGGCCAAAAATGGATCGAAAAGTTCAAGGAGTCCTTTAAAAAGGATCCGGGCGCATTCTCTCCTTTCGCTTATGACGCCACGCTGGTCGCCCTGAATGGACTGGAAAAAGCGATCCAGGAAAACGGCGGCAAGAAGCCGACGCGCGAGCAAGTGATGAATGCGATCCGCGCGACAAACGAATTCAGCGGTCTGTTTACCAAGGTCACTTTTGACGAAAAGGGTGACAACAAGCACTCCCAAGTCTACATCTACCAATACGGCAAGGATAAAGCCGAGTTCATGGGCGATGCCGGAAATTAA